The following proteins are encoded in a genomic region of Entelurus aequoreus isolate RoL-2023_Sb linkage group LG01, RoL_Eaeq_v1.1, whole genome shotgun sequence:
- the LOC133660246 gene encoding uncharacterized protein LOC133660246 encodes MQSRESNLDEFFTHEVQSFPPSLSDFGKLHLTGTKSDLLQCLEQPAQSEPPSTYDFKVLDGAVIVHCLPTIRVSTFDAYANEVFIPYLQKQLQDAKRLDVVWDTYIPDSLKESTREKRGRGVRRKVSGPTKLPGNWMDFLRDPINKKELFDFLTSKIQEFSWPPTKAVYVTSGQAVSGQAFGSTSMMDCCNHEEADTRIVVHLQCALKEGAKTVLVRTVDTDVIVILAGLFYDLVVLQPLTDIWVAFGMGKRFRYYHINHICKSLGEPKSQGLLMFHAYSGCDTTSAFNGKGKKSAWRAWQAYDAATETFMYLAKHPFQELKVDSEHFQTLERLTVILYNRSSPLNSISQTRKELFCQDSRPMERLPPTQDALLQHVKRAVFQAGIWATSTDTQQVIPSPKDFGWTKDETGSWVPVWITIPEVSIACRELIKCSCKGDCSSCKCSNANIDCSPLCKCNCCK; translated from the coding sequence ATGCAGAGCCGTGAGAGTAATTTGGATGAATTCTTTACACATGAGGTGCAGTCCTTCCCTCCATCTCTCTCAGACTTTGGAAAACTTCATCTGACAGGCACCAAATCAGACCTGCTACAATGTCTTGAGCAGCCAGCGCAATCAGAGCCACCCTCAACCTATGACTTCAAAGTCCTAGATGGGGCAGTAATTGTCCACTGCCTGCCCACTATTAGAGTGAGCACGTTTGATGCTTATGCAAATGAGGTTTTCATCCCCTACCTGCAGAAGCAGCTGCAGGATGCAAAACGATTGGATGTTGTATGGGACACGTACATCCCTGACAGCTTGAAGGAGTCCACCCGAGAAAAAAGAGGACGTGGTGTTCGCAGGAAAGTGTCAGGCCCGACAAAGTTGCCAGGCAACTGGATGGACTTTCTTCGCGACCCAATCAACAAGAAGGAGTTGTTTGATTTCTTGACATCCAAGATCCAAGAGTTCAGCTGGCCACCAACCAAAGCTGTGTATGTCACATCGGGGCAAGCGGTGTCAGGACAAGCTTTTGGTTCCACTAGCATGATGGACTGTTGCAACCATGAGGAGGCAGACACAAGGATAGTGGTCCATCTACAATGCGCATTGAAGGAGGGAGCAAAGACAGTTCTTGTGCGAACTGTGGACACTGATGTCATCGTGATCCTTGCTGGTTTATTTTATGATTTGGTGGTGCTTCAACCATTGACTGACATCTGGGTGGCTTTTGGCATGGGAAAAAGGTTCAGATATTACCACATAAACCACATCTGCAAAAGCCTGGGGGAACCCAAATCACAAGGTCTGCTTATGTTCCACGCATATTCAGGTTGTGACACAACATCTGCATTTAACGGAAAAGGCAAGAAGTCAGCTTGGAGGGCCTGGCAAGCCTATGATGCTGCTACAGAAACATTTATGTATCTGGCAAAGCATCCATTCCAGGAACTAAAAGTTGACTCTGAGCATTTCCAGACACTTGAGAGGCTGACTGTGATCCTGTACAACAGATCCAGTCCTTTGAACTCCATCAGTCAAACAAGGAAGGAACTCTTCTGTCAAGACAGTCGGCCGATGGAGAGATTACCTCCCACGCAGGATGCCCTACTCCAGCATGTAAAACGGGCTGTGTTTCAGGCAGGAATCTGGGCAACCAGCACAGACACACAGCAAGTGATTCCTTCTCCAAAGGACTTTGGATGGACCAAGGACGAAACAGGGTCATGGGTTCCAGTTTGGATAACCATTCCCGAGGTCTCCATTGCCTGCAGAGAGCTGATAAAATGCTCATGTAAAGGTGACTGTTCCAGCTGTAAATGCAGCAATGCTAATATTGACTGTTCTCCACTTTGCAAATGCAACTGCTGCAAATAG